The DNA window GGCGCAGCCGGCACCGACAGGCTCGGCACCGACCACGACGGCACCGACGGGTCCAGGGGCGGCGTGGGCAGGTCCAGCAGCTTCGGCGTGGGCAGGTTCGACGCCGGCAGCGGCGGCGGCGCTGCCGGCGGCGGGGCCTGCCCGCCGGTACCCGCAGCCGTCGGATCGTCGACCCCAGCCTGGTACCCCGTGGACGTGTCCCCACCAACCGGTGTCGGCCCCACCGGCATGACCGGCTTCCCGTCGGGCGTGAAGTCGGGGCGAGGCATCTGCACCCGGGGCCCATTCATGGCGCGACTCACGACGAGCCCGAGGCCGCTCGCGGCCGCCCCGCCCGCCCCCGACAGCGCCCCGGACAGAAGATCCGCACCGAGATTGCCGGTGTCGTAGTACCCGTCGACCATCAGGCTGGCACCGATACCGAACAGCCCCTCCGTGCCGGTCTCCAACACCGGCCGCGTCAGCAGATCGGTCAACAGCATTCTGGTGCTGTCCGACAGGCCGAGTTTGCTGACCGCGGCGGCGACCGCGCCAGCGGCCTTGCCCAACGCCGGCCCGCCCACCGTGCCGAGGAACGCCACCGCCCCCGCGTACGCCGCCTGCTTACCGACCGCCGACCAGTTCACCCCCGACTGCAAACCATCGGTCATCATCGACACCTGCGCCAGCAGCGCAGAACCCGGCATGGTCAGCATCTGCATCGCCGTGCTACTCGCCGCCGAGCGGACCAACGCCGAACGCAGGATCGCCTGGATGACGCTCCGCGCCTCGGCGAGGTGTGCCATCGCCCCCACGGGATTCCAGAACCACATCGCGGCGGCGGCGGCGAACTCGGCCTGCATGAAGGAGAACATGGCCACCGTCGTACGCTTGCCGGTCTCCGTCTCCAGGAAGAACTTCTTCTCCGCATCGACCACGGCGAGCATCAGATCGGCCGTCTCGGCCATCTTCCCCACGAACGGAAGGGTCTGCGCCACGAACCGGTCGAAGGCCTCACCCTCCCCCGCCCCCCGGACCGCCCTGATCGTCTGCTCCAGCAACGGACCCAGCACCGTACGCACCCGATGCTCCAGCGATTCCAGCGTGCCGATGTCATCCCGCAACAACGGCAGCTCCGCCCGGGACACCCTGACCCCGGTGAACGCTTCCAAAGCCCGCAGCGAACTCTCACTGAGCTCAAGGGTCGGAACGGCGGCGACCATCGCGCAACGCTCCCTTCCTGCCCGGATCAGGGGCACCCAGTGCGAATCAGTCAGCCGCGCTGACCGCCACCCAGCCCCGACCATCTGGCCGAAGCCGTCGCGGAGTCCGGCGTCCCACTCGCGCCGTAAGCCGGCCGCGAGCCGTTTGGTATCAGGCGGGTCTCGGCGTGCGCGGCGAACTGGGTCGACGCGCCCTCCGCCGCCACCTCCACGTGGTGCTCAAAGGACAACTGGCACCCAGGCCGTCGGTGAGCCGGTCCAGGGCGGCATTAGCCGGCGACGTCGACCGATCGGGAGCCAACGGGAAGTGCGCGGCGAAGTTCGCATCCACGTGTGCCAGGTACACCGAACGGATCCGCCCCAGCGCTGTCGTCGATCCTGCCGACCAGATCCAGGGCCGCTGCCCGGCGCGGCCGTGGACGGCGAGGCGCTGTACGGCGCTCGCATCGCCACCGCTCCGGTGTTCCTGCTCGCGGCGATCGGACGCGGCACCGGTGTGATCCTGGAACAGCGCCAGGTCCGCGTGAGCCGTGTCCTGGCCAGTGCGTACGGGGCGGCGCAGGTTTCATGCGAGTCCCCGAGCCGGGCGAGCGTTTCGGCCGCTGCGCTGTCGAGAGCGGCGACATGATCGGAGACGAAGACTCGGAGCGAGTCGTGGACCGCTCTGGCCAGTGCCACGCCGGCAGCCCGACCGTTGGACATGGCTGATGCCCCGCGCCAGCTGGCGATCCAGCCGATCGCCGGATTCTGCGCGGGCCGGGCCTGACCGGACATGAGCACTCTCCTTGGGATACACACTGCTCCATAACCCGGGATTCCTATCAGGAAGCTAGGGTATTGGATAGAACGCCAGCAAGCGATACCGCAGAGGTCGAGCAGGGATGTAGGTTCCGTCACAGGAGCCGGATGCTGTTGGTGATCTTGGTTGCTTGATCGCCGTGGGGGTGCTTCGCTGCTGGAGCTGGGGGCGCTTCGATGCCTAGATAGCGCTATGTCGATGGGTGTTGGTTCGGCTTCTGGCGCCCCGACACCCGGCTTTCGGCTGTGGTGACCGGCAGCGGAAGGTTCGGTGAATTGGGCCGGCTCGAGTTGCCGGCTGCGGAGCGAGCACTGCAGGACTGGGGAACGATCGCCGTTCCCCTCACGGCGGAACTGCCTGCCAGTGCGTCTACTGGCGTACCTCGCCGCCCTTGTCGGCGCGCTCCTCGTCGCCGCTCCGGCGCAGGCGCACGTCCGCGCGGCCTCGGTCGCCGTCGACCTGCGCAGCCAGGGCGACGGCGCCGCGGCTGTCGTCGACGTGGAGTACGGCGTCCTCGCCCGACTGCTGAGTCTCTGGGCTTGCATGCCACCCGGATCCTGCTGGCTTATTGCCGGGTTCATGCAGCCAGGGCGAGGCGGGCGAGGTGGCTGGTGCGGGTTCGGTCGAGGGGGTGACCGTTCTGGTAGGCGGTCAGTCGTATCAGGTTAACCGCGACGGCGCTGAAGACGTTTTGCAGGTGGGTCTTGTCCAGGCCGCGGTAGCGGGCTTGGCGTATGCCAGTGACGTTGGCGGCTTGGCTGACGGTCCCTTCGACGCCGGCGCGTCGGGCGTATTTGGCCTGCCAGGCATTGGTGTGCTGCTCGGCGCGGGCCAGTTGTATCGCGTGGTGGACCTCGCGGGGACGCACGGACAGCTTGCGGCCGGTGTGCCCCCGCCGGGGCCCGGCGCGGGGTGTGGATGTGTGGGCGGGGATGGCTGGTGTCGCCGGTGTCGACTACCGTCACTTTGCGGTGAGGGGTGCGTGGCTCTCGGCGATCAACACTGTCGGTGGTGGTGGGCGTCGGTCGGGTCGTGGGGTGAGGTGTGGGGGTTTTGGCCGGCGGGTGGGCGACGGGGTGGTGAGGTTGTCGCC is part of the Micromonospora olivasterospora genome and encodes:
- a CDS encoding transposase; the encoded protein is MPAHTSTPRAGPRRGHTGRKLSVRPREVHHAIQLARAEQHTNAWQAKYARRAGVEGTVSQAANVTGIRQARYRGLDKTHLQNVFSAVAVNLIRLTAYQNGHPLDRTRTSHLARLALAA